Genomic segment of Corythoichthys intestinalis isolate RoL2023-P3 chromosome 7, ASM3026506v1, whole genome shotgun sequence:
TTGCAAGCTGTACTACCAGTTGCTATTCAAATTGACACATGGTGTAAACTTTGCTTTATTGTGtgactttatttcatattattgatacaatgttttgttgttttcagttttacaaaaatgtatCAGCGCTTGTCGAGAGAAAGACGACCAAAGTAAAGCCAATTCAACTTTATTCTAGCGCAgtagttcttaacctgggtacgATTGAACcctaggggttcggtgagtcggTCTCAGAGGTTCGGGGGAGTCTCTGCCGCTGAGGTCAAGACACACCGACTCATCATGTCTATACGCGATGGCATGCCCCGCTTGGCCATCACTGGCCGCAGATGATCACGTGACATTACTTGGCCAATCAGTGCTGCGATGAATTTAGTGCACTCAGGAGTGATACAACGTTTGCCTGgcgcagccagactattctccctgtatttttcagacactgtgagaaatagtatggggcccagcccattaacggcctctcgagcaagttacaaaatcaaccgtccaatcagattcgtttatttgtgtgacgtgttcttaacgagtaacgtcactcttgcgcgccgaaagtcgtctctacaacaacacagatggcgaacgagaGAGCCGaggatatgttccaatccgcagtaaaaccagttttaaattcctaaaaacacatcgaaacaagttattgacaacagtcaacatggctcgcgctagccatgttgaataaactactcgattctccgctcacgctaattacttgtcgctttaacaacatcacgtctgcccatcgctgattggtccactccgctgtctgtttgctgtggcttgctccgccatcggaatttgatccgccggatggTCGCCAGacgcaatcgctggaacagcggtgagtctggtataccaggcaaataCAACATCTGAAAGTCATCGTAGTACGTCGTATAAATGCTTTctttatattttaattagggctgtgaaaattgtcgcgttaacgggcggtaattaattttttaaattaatcacgttaaaatatttgacacaattaacgcacatgccccgctcaaacagattaaaatgacagcacagcctaatgttcacttgttacttgttttttggtgtttggcaccctctgctagcgcttgggtccaactgattttatgtgttacaccatgagtgagcatggtgtaattattgacatcaacaatggtgagctactagtttattttttgattgaaaattttacaaattttaataaaacgaaaacattaagagggtttttactataaaatttctataacttgtgctaatatttaccttttaagaactacaagtctttctatccatggatcacttaaagagaatgttaataatgttaatgccatcttgttgatttattgttataataaacaaatacagtacttatgtaccgtatgttgaatgtatatatccgtcttgtgtcttatctttccattccaacaataatttacagaaaaatatggcatattttatagatggtttgaattgcgattaattacgattaattaatttttaaactgtaattaactcgaataaatattttaaccgtttgacagccctaattttaatccATACCAAGTCGAGCAAAAAGAAAGtggtcggacaaatatatacaatatGGATTCTTATGTATCACGGAACGGGATAGGAGTCAGCATCCTAGCTGCATGATTTGCAATGCCAAGTTGAGCAACTCTAGCCTTGCACCGGCAAAACTAAAGGAACACTTTAAGAAGTTGCATGGAGATGGGGAATATAAGAACACAACGTTTGCTGAATTCAAGGTGAACAGAGCAAAATTCGAAGATAAGGCCACTTTGCCTGATCTTTGATTAGTACCAAATAACAAACCAATCCTCACAACATCATATGAAGTTGCGTACCTGATCGCAAAGCAGGTATGTAATTTGTTGTGAGTTCATGCactatgttggttttgttctgcAAGGTTTATTTTGCGCACCAGTAGAAAAACTATATGtcttaaatttgaaaaaaaaaaaatcgtattcTATTTAACACTAAAGTAGGGTTCGGTGAATGGGCATATGAAACTGGTGGAGTTCGTTACCACcaacaaggttaagaaccactgctctagcaTCTGACTTCTCTTGAAAGCCTGATTTGTTCTCAGATttgtgtacacacacacacactgaggacagaataagtgccttgttggcactttgcacttgatccaaaaaactgatatttGCACTATTTTGGTTCAAACAAtaaatgtagtgctgcaataaaGGCACTTTTCCCTCAACTTTAGTTGAAGTTGTTCccatatttttcacagaatgtttatttggaaaaccttgaagttgttacatttatcaataTTAAAGTAtttagtggggcatcacaatacagttagccataatatgttaagtccacgaccgcatacatCAGtctcggtttgatatcggtattggatttttggagttggacactaTCGGGATATCggataaaaagtcattatcggacaactctagtaaAAATAGCATATAACGTTCATAGTTAGACAACACAACTGTACCCACTATTATAACAAACAAAAAGGCAAACAAGCACACTAACGCTACTATCATAGTATTGACAATTAAGATGCTTTCTCTAAATACAGTGAGTCAGTGACCAAACTACACATTTATTACAGTCACAGTTTAAAATGTGAATGTTTTGTCATTGTTATAGTGTATATAAAGATAGTTCCAAAGTATTTCTACTTGCCTTCTTTCTCCAGGGAACAGATGCGCTCAAGGCCATCCCCGAGCGTGACGGTCAGGCGATCGTCCGGTCGAAAGTTGAACCACTCTTTGGCCACCTCCAAAACGACGGGATCCAGCTCCACCACCTCCACTGACGCGCCGGGTACAAAGTCCCGCAGAAACTGGGGCAGGCCTCCTCCTCCAAGTCCAACCAGTAGCACTGACACTGGGAATTCTTAAGGAGGGCATAGGTTACTCATAAAACAGTGAAAACCAGGGttaatattcacaaaaaaatgcaaatcatCTGTGATCATCAATCAATGTTATGGCCTCTAATTGGATCTCAATCCAATTGGAAGTTTAGAAAATTTTTTGTGGGGGTGGGCGCTTGGAGTAGACATCCACCGACACTGGTAATTCCATCATTTATGCCAGGGTTTGTAATTGCAGGAGACATACAGACACTAAATGagaatttatttatataaaatgCATACTCCAATTcacctttatttttttccttgccTATACCCAGCATGGCGAGACCAGCCACCATGACTTCGTGGTGGGCGCAGCAGAGGAAGCCGCTGTGCACTGACAGGGAAGACGATGGCGGCATCTTAGTTTTCTTTTTGTTCTTCTTCTTATGACTTGACGCtgacagaaaaacacattgtcAGAAAGTGTGTCATTTTGTTTCAAATCAGCCattgttgggaaaaaaattcaacatGAAATGTGGTGGAAGATTTAATCAACAAGCAAATTGAATTTTTGTAAAACATCAACTGACTGCTATTAGATGAAACAAGACGACTCTCGGACTGCACCAGCGTCGCATTAGACAGGAAAACCAGTCTACGATACAGCTCGCCGTCCTCCCCCCTAACGTTTTCCACGCAATACTCGCCGCTGTGTTTGCTCACACCCCTGCTCACCTCCTCACGCCAACCCAGGTCACCGCCCACTGATAGAAACGGGACctgattgggaaaaaaaaaaaaaacttctaacatAGCCTCAAGTTTTTGGTTGGTCCATTCGCAGTATCCACCTGCTGATTTTCTGGCATTCCCGGTGGGGCCAGGTCCATCACCATGGGTGATAGCTCTGATTGAACGGCCTGCATGTCAGCGTACTCTTGATTTCTGTGCATAGCCACGATAACCAGGCGGCGAAAGTTGGCGCTGGCCGCCAGTTGCCGTCGGCCCTCACTGGAGCTGTAGAGCCATGCTGTCTCGCTGCCGTGAGGCACTGCAATATAAAGCAGGTttaaaaaataaggaaacactgaATTAAACTGCACTGGTGTATCTATTGTTGCATCTGAAGGGAAAGGGGAAAGACAAAACCATTATCATGTGCATACCAACGGAAATAATCTTGTTTAATGAattaaaagataaaaaataaaaaaaacacacacaatagTTCATATTTCTGTTCTGCAATAGTGGAAAGTGCCACCCTTAGTAGGTGCAGATGTTTTATCAATAATGGTACCATTTTCCCCAAACAAATACGAGAATCCCAGATTGCTCACATAGCATacttaaagggacagacaacactTAGTATGCTAAATGACATTCATGTAAAAAGACAGTTGTGCCAAGTATTTAAGCATGCAAATTGCAAATTTCATAGTACTATGATATTTCATCCTTCAGCTGCCACTGACAGAAATAGATCTAATCTATcccatctattttgactgggaagaacTGGAAGCGTTCAAATGATTGCTTCCATTCCTTTCCAGTCGAAACGGATTGAAAGTCTTTTGCCGTTAATTGGTGTTTTCGATATACATTTCCTTCTTTGACCAACTACCAAAATACATACCTGTACTCTGTAACCTGGCCTGACAGTTAATGAATTACacacaaaaatgccacaaaaatggCACAATCCAAATTCACCATTGTTGTGATTGTGAGTAAAAAAAGGTTCGTCTAGATGtgctctgcgattggctggcaaccagtttaggGTGGAGCCCACTTCCTGCATTTTCTGAGGTGGTGCAAAAGATAAATTTTGAATCAGCAAGAAATTGGCATCAAATACAAAcgcagccattttgtgaagTTGGTCATCCCCGCGTACACTACATAAATACTAATAGACTAGACTTAAGTCGCTTGTAATACTGGGTATTAATCACATCATTATGGAGGGCGGACAAGCTGGGATACTCATACTTGTTTGGCTAAAAAAATATCAGCATTGATAAAATGGCCAACATATGGAAATACTGGCTATTATTTACGTTTTTCTCTGCCAGAAAAAGGAAATTCTgggtttttaaatttattaagtAAGATTCTTTCCTTTGGGACGTACATGATAAAGATGTCGTCGGTCCCTTGAAATACTTTAAGCAATTGTTATTCACATGAATGTCATTTATGTTGTCCTAAaacgggggagaaaaaaaaaaaaaaagagtgcttACCAATGAAAATAGCAAATTGGTTGAACCTTGGCACCTTGGCAGTTGGGGGCAGATCCTGTACAGTAAGAGTATATCTGGGTAGACCAGTCTTAGCATGGCAGAGTGTGAGTGAGGGGTCTGCATCGGCGTCTGTGCGAGTACGCAGCCTCTTTCTCAGGACTGAGTAGGCCTGCCGTTCCTGCACGGCCGCCAACAAGTCGCCCGCCAGTGCCAGACGATTTGGGGCGCCGTCATCACCTAGGCACATCTCCAGAATGGGCATCGGCATGGGCTGGCGGAACTTGGTGCAAACCAGAACGAAAACAGGAAGGGCGAAGGAGTCGCCGTCTTCCTCAGCGCTCGTTTCTTCCTGCAGGCAGTGAAGCCTCACTGCCCAGCCAAGCTGGACAAAGTGCTCCACTGCCAGGCGTATTACACTCTCCTGAGCTAGTGTGATACACACATACCTTCCGCCAACACTGAGGACACGGCCCACCTGCAAACACATAAAATTATAGTTAGTTGGATTCACAAAggctagatacagtggggaaaataagtatttagtcaaccaccaattgtgcaagttctcctacttgaaaaaattagagaggcctgtaattgtcaacatggggaaacctcaactatgagagtgacagaatgtggaaaaaaaactgaaaatcacattgtttgatttttaaacaatttatttccaaattagagtggaaaataagtatttggtcacctacaaacaagacagatttctggctgtcaaagaggtctaacttcttctaaagaggtctaacgaggtataatggggctccactcgttacctgtattaattgtTTAAATCTTTTTTATTGGTTTTATCATAGTAACACAACACTATACAAATacacacaaacaatatgagcggCATCTACAAGTAGACATAGAAACAGCATTTGGTGCACACATTCAATgacggggaaaaaacaaaaagggaaaagagaaaaaaaacaggtagACGAAAAACAAATACATAGTCTGGGATACACAAGATGACTACTTAGTTTGACATTTCTACGCCAGTGTCACCACGACTCAAAGGAGACGAGTCGGCTATGTAGAAAGGTAGACCTGGACAGCACCTGAGCATATTTCACAAGGGAGATACAAGTTCAGTATTGTTTACAAGACAATATATGGAAAACAGACTAAATTGCAGAAGAGTAAAAGGGGGGGTTAGGCTGTAGCAGCTTAGATAATGATACGGAGCTATGTTTTAGCTCAGATCTCAAAAAACGGttacgttacctgtattaatgacacctgttttaatt
This window contains:
- the mettl13 gene encoding eEF1A lysine and N-terminal methyltransferase, with amino-acid sequence MSLLPRTAEEFSSAEYWERFFKKRGEKSFEWYGDYNKLCGVLHKYIKMQDQVLVVGCGNSELSEQLHDVGYKHLTNIDISETVVSHMNQRNAERRPSLTFQQVDATQMPYEDACFQAALDKGTLDAMASEEGGELARNMLTEVGRVLSVGGRYVCITLAQESVIRLAVEHFVQLGWAVRLHCLQEETSAEEDGDSFALPVFVLVCTKFRQPMPMPILEMCLGDDGAPNRLALAGDLLAAVQERQAYSVLRKRLRTRTDADADPSLTLCHAKTGLPRYTLTVQDLPPTAKVPRFNQFAIFIVPHGSETAWLYSSSEGRRQLAASANFRRLVIVAMHRNQEYADMQAVQSELSPMVMDLAPPGMPENQQVPFLSVGGDLGWREEVSRGVSKHSGEYCVENVRGEDGELYRRLVFLSNATLVQSESRLVSSNSTSSHKKKNKKKTKMPPSSSLSVHSGFLCCAHHEVMVAGLAMLGIGKEKNKEFPVSVLLVGLGGGGLPQFLRDFVPGASVEVVELDPVVLEVAKEWFNFRPDDRLTVTLGDGLERICSLEKEGGHSFDAIMFDVDNKDSTLGMSCPPAAFVESSILQKVGNLLTPKGIFILNLVCRDPALRKDVLERVSRVFPDILSRKIDGEVNEVLLCRRQGETVGVPPSLKQAGHDLQRALRSSTTQSPKIDIAELLKDMKVA